Part of the Chelmon rostratus isolate fCheRos1 chromosome 10, fCheRos1.pri, whole genome shotgun sequence genome is shown below.
TAGCCGTGGCTACCTGCGGAGATGCGATGGGTGGTGGTGAACTACAGCTAAGGTAACTTGGCTGTCGATATGGCCAACGCTGTGTGTCTATAAGTCAGCGTATCCTCAAGTTGAATGACTTCTCCCGTACGTTTGTTTATAACAGCCTCGGTAAAATGCAAGCGAATGCCCCGTGTGGAAGATTAAGGGCAGAAATGGCAGCATTAGTTTTTGAACAGCCCATGTTGTTGGTGCGAGTTGGctagcttagcatgctaacttagCGCGGTGTGTCCCCAATTCTTTGTCGGCGGCGGCAGCTCCCTGCCAAAGCCATCGATCTGGAGGCTGCCAGATGTTGATCGGAGATTAGATTCGCTGACACTAAATGTCACCACACCGCACGATTTGGTTGCGATATGCACAGCCAAAGCTGCCACGACAGATCCTGCGAGTGAACGTTTCCAGTGCGGGGAATGCCATGAATATTGAAAGTGCATCTACATCACTGTGCGGAGTTTTGTCTTGGGGACACACGACAGACCACATATTCACAGACACGTGTGACATAAAATTCACAGAACCGTTTCTGGAATTCTGTAAGTTTCCCTTTGAACAACCAAACCCCCCCAAAGGTGATCAGAACATGATCCGAGTTCACACAGGTGACACCGGGGTGGTGATGCACTCCTGCCTCGTGTTTGATCCAGGGGGAGGAGGGCTGTCACTTGCTCAGGCAAAGTGTCACGTTATGATCGCGGTCACTACCAtcaaccagacacacacagcctcgCAAACAGCCCTCCACCTTCACTGCCAAGGGCGTGCAGACAGGTGTTTAGCCTATTAGGCATCCCAAACTTTTCTGCTGTCGGTGTGAATGTGGATGTCACCAGCAGCTTCTCCCCCCACTGAACATCTGCACGCTGATAGACGGCAGTGGTCAACCAGAACATGGGTTATCATGTCCCAGTAGAGGACTGAGTGAGTGTGGGGAAATGTGTGGTTGAAGGTTTGTAGgcctcttgttttttctttttcacaacATAGTAGAAGGGGGGAACCTGTTTTCTGCCAGCAGCcctcagcagagcagagcctcCTATcgccttcctccctctcctcttccttctctccctcccttccctcctgctcagcctctcctaggcttttttctttctccttttcttcctcccaccccctcccctccttgcCTATCCATcgccccctctttctctcaccctctcccattttctctctcccctgtcagcctctccccctccttccctcaccctccctccctcccctctcctctgatCCTGTCTGTCCGACCTCCCTGCCTCCccatcctctcccctccccctccacttccactctgtcctctctcctttcctctcatctctcccctCACACTCCTTCTCCCCTTGCTTACTtactcccctcccctctctctcccaccctcctcttcctcccagctgccccccctccctacacacacacacacacacacacacacacacacacacacactcaccctcccCCTTCACTGATCTCTCTGGCTCCTTCTGTCCCTCCCCTTCCaacatccctccctcctctcctcccttccctcccctccctccctccctcccctccccctccactgCAGACATATTGTAGAGGCTGCTGCTGACTCAATAGGAGGCGCCATTCTGTGATGGTATTGCGAGGCAGGGAGAAAAAGGGGGCAGGCAGAGTATGGGGAGGCTTACATAATGGAGCTCCTCTCTAGCGCCATCTACAAGTAATGGGAGGAAGCaggaaagggagacagagaggggaagtgGGCAAGGATGTGTGTCTCTTTCACTCACTCCAGGACTTGCACATTTCTGAATTGGAGACAGACAGTAGACGGGCGGATGGACAGAGGTGTCTCAGGTTCTCTCAGCTCTTCACCAGGCCAACAGTTGGTggaaccacagacacacacaatgtgttttctAGAAGGGAAATAAGCTGAGGTGTTCACAGGAATTGTTTGGGactgtgctgtttgttgtcacTGAGCTGCCTTTATGTCACCGTGCATCAGTGACCTTTGACTCTCACTACATGGAGCTCTGATTTGAATAGAGACATCTGATCACTTTGGCCAGTGAATTAAACAGCCCTTACTTCCTCTGGCAAAAGGCACCTTTACTAAACCTATTGCTAGTGATAGTAGCACAAATGCGTGGATGGTGTTTTGATTGTATTTTGTAACTGTTTTGTAAGGAACCAACGTGTCTGTCGTCATGTCAGGAACATTACTTTCTACTCCAGACAGCCAGGTGAGGTTTGCTTAAGTGAAATCAAAAGTTTGATAGgctgtaacaaaaaaaaaacttttgtcaCTGGATATTTTTAGCTTTAATTCATAGCAGGTACACAAGCTTTAATAGTAAGCAGCTGGGGGCACCCCTGTCACTTAGGTCAGGTAGAGCGCGTACCATGTATCAAGGCTGAGTCCTCCCAGCAGCGGCCCGGGTTTGATACCATCCcaggccctttgctgcatgtcatcccctctctctcccctgcctttcctgtctttctccagCTGTCACCATCAAAAATAtagcagaaatgccaaaaccaAACAaccttgaaataaaaaaaacacctctgcTGCTAACCATTGAGCACTGGCTTGTGACTTTGTTGCCCTGGAGATTTCTCGTAAACAGacaaaagttatgtttacattcagcgtTTCTCACCAAAATGcgttgtgtgtgtctttgaggtCCATGAAATTGAGCGCATTTCCTTTGCAAACTGTATTGTTTATATCAATGTTTACAAGCTGGCAGCGTCCTCCCACCCTGCCTTTGCTGGCACATGGCTGTGTGTCTTGGTACATCACCACCTCCCATCAATCAGTGGAATATTGTGTAGTCATTGGCAGGAATGTGTATGGTGTCATCTGCGTGAGTCATCTTGTGCATGAGGTCAAAAACTCTACATTTTACGTTTCATGGTCGTGGGGTCTTAAAGATATTATGGAAACATGTTTGCTTGTTAAAGCCTCTCCAGACTCTGAAACTCCGTTAGGGAAGTGAAGCTTTGCCTGCACGTCACAGTTGGAAAGGTGCATACGTAAATTGTATGTTATATAGGCTCAGGGTCCTGGTTCCAggctctctgtcacactgtcagtgtGAGCCAGTCCATCAGCCAGCCAATGCAGAGCTCTCCggcaaaacaacacagtgataAACAGCAAAAGTTGAACCAGGCTTAACTTTTGCTGCAACACAAAGTTATCCAGCAATGCACCGTGTTGGCCAATCACATGCATAGAAGCGCATATTTCTGGTAGATTACTTTGTAATATGAACGCTATATTACTAGTGTTTACCTGTCGGTCGTCACAGCAAAAGATAACATAGTTGCTGCCATGATATCTTCACAGAGTTGTAAAATCCAGTCCATGAGCATTGCAGAcctttttgcagtgttttagcaCCTAATGAGCCTTTAAATTGACTTTATCATTGTCTCAGGGTACATAAAACAACATGCCCCCACCAACACATCccactgtgttttaatgttgagCTTTTTTCAGCCTGTATCCTCACAAAGAGGATACTCTTTGACTTGATAATGCATTGGGGAACAATTTTAGCACTTTTAGTCATATATCTCTTGCTACAGATGTGACAGTAAGTAGCTGCCACACCTATTGACTGAATGACCCTATGATGAACATTTATGTTGAAGACATGTCTTAATGCCAAGAGGACATGACTTTAACAGATAGTTGAAGTCATCAGTGTATTGCATTGTGTATTTCATGTGGTGTAGGTGTTTGGATGTTGAGTTAAGTAAAAGGTCCTCTTCAGCGAACTGTCCATTTCCCGACTTGGGGTTCAGTTAACAGACACCTGTCCACATTTTACTTCACCTGCTGAtaacatgctgtatgtgttcTTTCTATTCAGGTGGGCAGAATGTTCCAGCTCCCTGTCAATAACCTAGGCAGTCTGCGGAAAGCAAGGAAAAATGTCAAGAAGGTCCTGGGAGACATCGGCTTGGAGTTCTGTAGAGATCACCTAGAGGTGAGTATGCCTTTGGTATTTCCAGAATGATGACCACACATTCTACTGTACTCGCTCGTTGATAGCTTTGCCTTAAACATACAGCGCATGCATTCTGCAGTTTCCTTGAGATTGCCAAATATGACTTTGATTGTCTTCAAACTCATATTCCCGGCATCATTCTCATCTGTTGCTAAGGTTTAAGAATGTTTCTTGTTTGGATACATGTAGCATTGGTGTACACATGGGaaatttgttttgatttaataATAAGGTCAGTTTAAGAGTTGAGATTGCTCTTTCATTTGGCTCACTGCGGGAAGTAAGGGTTCAGCAGTAGGGTGCCTCGCACTGCTGAAAAAGGCAGAGAATGTATGATGATAGGAATCTATGAACTGGACTCATGACATTACACGTATAGTATGTGATTACCCTATTGACTCTATGCTTCTTCTGGTATGTCTTGCTTAGTGTAGATGTGTAATGGAGGAAATTGCTCCTTAGGCTTTAAAGCAGCCTAATCCAGCAGCATCCATTTCTCTGGATTTTGTGGAGGCGTAGGCACAGACGTAAGGAATCAAACAGATTTGGTGGGGTTAAGTGGGGTTGAAGGGATCTTGAAGGGGACTGTCTGAATCATATCACAGTTACTACTGTTTGACAGGTCAGCAacatgttgttattattattattcattaattatgTTATTCATTTGGACAGGAGAACCATGAGCCACACTCCATAtgatttgttttgcacattatgtatatatatagtccATAATTGAAAATATTGACTTATTTTCCAGCCCTTACATAAAGTAAACAGGTGTCCCAGAGGACAGTAAAGCTGGGAAAAGCAGTGCGATTGTGATATATTTCTGACGcatagaaaaaaatagaaaagaaaagaaattatttGTCGCTTTTTGcaaatcagtttttgtttgacaCGCAGGACAGCAGAGGCCGATTTTGGATTTGTGCACATCAACAAATCTGTTTCCCACAGTTACCCAGAAACCCCTTAAATCTGTGCCTACGTAACGTGTCTCATCACTGGAACACAGTTCAGCTTGGTCTCATTCAAAGaaggaaaactgaaataatttcatcatttataCACATCTCCATAGAGGCAGTCTTTGCCTCGTGAATCTTTCATATAATGTTCTCCTGACTGATTGTGCCTTTGTTTTATCATCATCAAAGTATTAATCTAAATATCCTTGTTGTTTAGGACTATAAAGACTTTACTCCTCCAGAGGTTTATATAAAGCACACTACATGGgaagatgtgtgcatgtgggaaCCATCACATACCAAAGTCCAGGTGTGTAACACACAGATATGCCCTATCACActaatatttaatttgattgtttgttttaaataatgACTTTTGCTCACaccacaaaagcagaaaaactaTGCAGAAGCACAACAAAATAGTTTGATTCTCTGAAAGTCTAAGCTTtgtctcacctctctgtctccaggacTACAGATCAAagcctttctgctgctctggctgcctCTTTTCATCCAAGTACTTCTCTGCATACAAGAGCCACTTCCGCAATGTCCACAGCGAGGACTTTGAGAACAACATCCTGCTCAACTGCCCCTACTGCACTTACAATGGCAACAAAAAGACTCTGGAAACGCACATCAAACTTTTCCACATGCCTAACAACACTGTGCGGCAGGGCCCCGGTGGAATGGTGGCGGGAGCTGGAGGGATCATGATGAAGGATGGGGTGCTGAAGAGGACCGGGGACAGTGTGGAACAGGCGGTGTACTACTGCAAGAAGTGCACCTACAGGGACCCTTTATACAATGTAGTGCGAAAGCATATTTACCGGGAACACTTCCAGCAAGTGGCCCAGCCCTACATTGTGAAACCAGGAGAGAAGACAAATACTCAGAATGGTGGCACAGCAGGAGCCACGGGGAATACGGAGAGTAATAACACAAACAATGTTAACAGTAACCAGATTCACTGCAAGAAGTGTCTGTTTGTCCCAAGGACCTACGAGGCACTTGTTCAACATGTCATTGAGGACCACGAGAGGATTGGCTACCAGGTGACTGCCATGATTGGGCACACCAGTGTGATAGTCCCCCGTCCGAAACCCATCATCATGATCCCCCCCAAAACTCAAGGAGACAAGACCATCATTGGGATGGGCCCAAAAGGTGCGGTAATGGCCACTACCAGGTCTCCTGGCTCACAGCAGCTGGGTAGAGTGGTCATCGCATCAAAGACAGGCTTCAGCTCAGGTCTTCTATCTGGGATGAAACATGATGCAGTAAGACTAAAGGCCGGGAGCACCCAGCCATTCTCTATTGGCAGCCAGCAGGTGAGGGTTACCTTACCGGGGAATGCCCAGGTGTCTGTGCCCCAGCAGTCACATGCAGCAAAGCAGCTTATTTCTGGTGGTGGCCTGAGGAGTCCTGTTGTGGGCAGTGCCTCTTCCTCACTCAGATCCAACCCCCTGGGTTCTCGTGTCCAGGCAGCGGCTACTACTGTAGCCTCTGTCACAGCCAAGAAAAGCGGCTCCTCGGTCCTCGGCACATCCTATACCCAGAAGTGGAAAATCTGCACTATCTGCAATGAGCTCTTCCCAGAGAACGTGTACAGTTCTCATTTTGAGAAGGAGCACAAAGCAGAGAAGGTGCCGGCTGTAGCCAATTACATCATGAAGATCCACAACTTCACCAGCAAGTGTCTCTACTGCAACCGCTATCTCCCCAGTGACACATTGTTAAACCACATGTTGATACATGGTCTGTCTTGCCCACACTGCCGTGCAACCTTCAATGATGTTGAGAAGATGGTGGCCCACATGCGGATGTCGCACCCAGATGAGAGCGTTGGCCCGCGCACAGATTCTccattgacctttgacctcactCTGCAGCAGGGCAATCCCAAGAATGTCCAGCTGATTGTCACTACCTACAACATGAGAGACGCCCCAGAGGAGTCAGTGGCGTTTCACGCTCAGAACAACAACACCTCTGTCCCGTCAGCCTTGTCTGCCTCCCTAATATCAGGCAAGAGGTTAATGCCTCAGCCTTCACTCAAAACACCATCAGGGGCTGCTGACAGTGCACCAACCAAGAGTACCCCACAGGCATCTGTGCCATACAAGAGGGATGTGGGCAAGACACTGTGTCCTCTTTGCTTCTCTATCCTCAAGGGCCCAATCTCAGACTCGCTGGCCCACCACCTGAGAGAGAGGCACCAGGTGATTCAGACAGTCCACCCGGTAGAAAAGAAACTGACCTACAAGTGCATTCACTGCTTGGGGGTTTATACTAGTAACATGACTGCCTCCACCATCACGCTACACTTGGTGCACTGTCGAGGTGTAGGGAAATCCCAGAACGGCCAGGACAGCCGGGCAGCTCATTCTTCTCGGGTGGGCCAAGCCCAGAGCAGCGTTCTCAAACGTGCCAGCTTTGATAGCTCTGACACTAGTGCGCCAAAACGAAGGAGGCCAGGACCTCCGGGGGAAAGGGCCCACCCACGGGATAGCAACGGTCCATCCTCATTTGTGGAAAATCCCAGTGAACCTGTAGTTCTGGCTCTTGACCCCAAAGGACACGAAAATGAGTCCTACGAATCCAGGAAAGCATTTCTAACGCAGTATTTCAATCGAGCGCCGTATCCCACACAACGGGAGGTGGAGAAGCTGGCAGCCAGTCTGTGGCTGTGGAAGTCGGACATTTCCAGTCACTTTGTCAACAGAAGGCGGAAATGCGTACAGGAATGTGAAACCCAGAGTGCCAGCGTGTTGCTGGGGTTCAGTATGCATGAGCTCAGCAAAGTGAGCCACGCGCTGGCATTCGTCCAGGATGGCACGTACGAGGGCAAAAATAGCAAGAGGCGGACATCGAGGACGCATATGGGGGTGTCAGAGCAGGCTCTCCGAAGACACAGGGAGCTTGTAGCTGCTAATGGTGGTGTGGCCTTGCCACGAAAGGGAAAACCAACTGGAACTGTGGAAGGTACTAAAGCAAAGCCATCTGCCCCCAAACCCAACAGTGCCAGCAGAGACCAAACCAAGACAATCAACAGCACCTTACCACAGAAAATGCCTCTAGACCTTTCTGAGCCCATTGCCATTGACTCTGAcagtgatgaggaagaggagcagaagaataACAGTGAGCGGGAGGAAGAGGTACGTCCCCATGG
Proteins encoded:
- the adnpb gene encoding activity-dependent neuroprotector homeobox b; this encodes MFQLPVNNLGSLRKARKNVKKVLGDIGLEFCRDHLEDYKDFTPPEVYIKHTTWEDVCMWEPSHTKVQDYRSKPFCCSGCLFSSKYFSAYKSHFRNVHSEDFENNILLNCPYCTYNGNKKTLETHIKLFHMPNNTVRQGPGGMVAGAGGIMMKDGVLKRTGDSVEQAVYYCKKCTYRDPLYNVVRKHIYREHFQQVAQPYIVKPGEKTNTQNGGTAGATGNTESNNTNNVNSNQIHCKKCLFVPRTYEALVQHVIEDHERIGYQVTAMIGHTSVIVPRPKPIIMIPPKTQGDKTIIGMGPKGAVMATTRSPGSQQLGRVVIASKTGFSSGLLSGMKHDAVRLKAGSTQPFSIGSQQVRVTLPGNAQVSVPQQSHAAKQLISGGGLRSPVVGSASSSLRSNPLGSRVQAAATTVASVTAKKSGSSVLGTSYTQKWKICTICNELFPENVYSSHFEKEHKAEKVPAVANYIMKIHNFTSKCLYCNRYLPSDTLLNHMLIHGLSCPHCRATFNDVEKMVAHMRMSHPDESVGPRTDSPLTFDLTLQQGNPKNVQLIVTTYNMRDAPEESVAFHAQNNNTSVPSALSASLISGKRLMPQPSLKTPSGAADSAPTKSTPQASVPYKRDVGKTLCPLCFSILKGPISDSLAHHLRERHQVIQTVHPVEKKLTYKCIHCLGVYTSNMTASTITLHLVHCRGVGKSQNGQDSRAAHSSRVGQAQSSVLKRASFDSSDTSAPKRRRPGPPGERAHPRDSNGPSSFVENPSEPVVLALDPKGHENESYESRKAFLTQYFNRAPYPTQREVEKLAASLWLWKSDISSHFVNRRRKCVQECETQSASVLLGFSMHELSKVSHALAFVQDGTYEGKNSKRRTSRTHMGVSEQALRRHRELVAANGGVALPRKGKPTGTVEGTKAKPSAPKPNSASRDQTKTINSTLPQKMPLDLSEPIAIDSDSDEEEEQKNNSEREEEVRPHGNKQLTRAKERIELRTESKIVSDLDDMSDDDDEDDEDDDDDDEDDDEGEHVENGFGRAEGSGRHAAKGRDTLPIIIPKFVPSSARGGRDGAQLGKQQV